Below is a genomic region from Methanocaldococcus sp..
AATGACAAAAATTTTGAATAATGATAAAAAAAAGATATGTGTAATTGGTTTAGGATATATTGGATTACCAACAGCATCAATGTTAGCAATATATGGATATGAAGTTATAGGAGTAGATATAGACAAAAAAAGAGTAGAGGAGATTAAAAAATTAAATTTTAAAACTACAGAAAAGGATTTAATGACATTAGTCCGAGGAGCCATAAATTCGGGAAATTTAAAAGTTCAAACAAAGCCAGAAAAGGCTGATGTTTTTATTATCTGCGTACCTACACCATGTATTGAGATTGATGGAGAAAAAAAATGTGATTTAAGTTACTTAAATAAGGCCATTGAAGACATAAAACCATACATAGAAGATGGGAATTTAATAATTATTGAGAGTACAGTTCCCCCAGGAACTTCTGAACAGATTTATAAAAAATTGTCTAAGGAGAAGAAGATATATTTAGCCCATTGTCCAGAGAGAGTTCTGCCAGGAAATATTTTAGCGGAGTTAGTTAAAAATGACAGAATAATTGGTGGAATAGACGATAAATCAAAAGAAATGGCTAAAAAGATTTATGAGACATTTGTAGATGGAAAAATATATTTAACAGATACTAAAACAGCAGAGATGGTAAAATTAATGGAAAACACTTATAGGGATGTTAATATTGCATTGGCAAATGAGTTTGCGAAGATTTGTGAAGAGTTAGGAATAGATGTATGGGAGGCTATAGAGTTGGCTAACAAACATCCGAGAGTTAATATTTTGAAACCTGGTCCAGGAGTAGGTGGGCATTGTATAAGTATAGACCCTTGGTTTATTGTTGAGAAATCAAAAAATGCAGTTCTTATAAAAACTGCGAGAATTTTAAATGATTCTATGCCTTTTTTTGTAGTAGAAAAGATTAAAAAAATATTAAATAAGGATAATGGAAAAATAGCAATATTTGGAGTAACATATAAAGGAAATGTTGATGATACAAGAGAAAGTCCAGCAGAGAAAGTTGTTAGAAAGTTAATAGAGGATGGCTTTGAAGTAAAATGCTACGATAAGTATGCAAGAAACTTTATAGTTCCATTGTATAGTTTAGAGGAAACTGTTGATGGAGCAGATATCATAGTTATTTTGGCTGACCACGATGAATATAAAAACTTTGAAGAAGGAACTATAAAAGATATATCCTCAAAAGTAAAAAATAAAATAATTTTTGACACTAAAAATGTAATAAACAAAGATTTATGGAAAAAAGAAGGTTTTAAAGTATATATATTAGGTGATGGGAAGAATGCATAAATTAAATGAAATATACTTAAAGGAGTGTATTCATTTTTTTGACAGTTGTATAAATGCTTTAAAAGAGTTTGATTTAAGAACATTTATATCGAGGTTTTATTATGGAATGCTATATTTATTAAATGCATTTGAATTTTATATTAAAGAAGATATAGAGAACTGGCACAACAAGGAGAGGTATATTAATTTTAGTAAAAAAATTAGGAACTTTTTAATAGATTTAAAGTTATATAGGCATGCATCAGATTATATCTTATCTAAAAGATTGGAGCACGGTAAATCTTATGAGGAACATTGGGAAGAATTTAGAGAAAGTTATTTAAAATTAAAATTTTTCCATTATTTGCACATATTGAAGCAGGAACTGTATAATTATAGGCATAATCAACTTATATGCATTATCGTTGAAAAATTGGACATTATTGAGAAGTTATTAAAACTCTACATTATGTTAGAGGAATAATTATGGATGATATAATAAAAATATTAAAAGACTTTGGAATTTTTAGTGAATATTTAAAAATATTAGATATTGAGGTTGAGGGAGATAAATATATAACTATTTTAATTCCAGATGCATTAGATTGGATAGAATTAGAGGAAATAGAAGAAATCTTAGAAAAAAAGATGGATAATGTTAGAATTAAGATTTCAAAATTGCCTTTAAGCAGATTTATAAAAATATATTTAGAGAGGAATCTTAAAAATAAAACTTATGGAAATTTCATTGAAAATATTGAAATAGATGGAATAAATTATGCTTTATATATTGACTGGAAAAATAAAAAAATAATAATACATAAATTTAATGGTAAAAATCCTATAACAGAAAGTTGTAAATTATCATCAAGTTGGGAAACTCCTTGGAATCTTTGGGTTTTAGGTTTTAAGAGTAGGGAAGAGGCAAAGAAATTTGCTGAAAATCTTGCATCTGAAATTTATAAATATTATAAAATAAAATTTGAAAGTGTAGAACATAAAAGATGTTTAATAGAAAATTAGGTGATAAAAATGATTAAAGTGGCTGTTACAGGAGCATTGGGTAGAATGGGAAGTAATATAATTAAAACAATAACTCAACAAGAAGATATGAAAGTAGTTGCGGCATTTGAAATTCCAAATCATCCAAAAAAGGGAGAAGATGTAGGTGAGTTAATTGGCATAGGAAAAATAAATGTTCCATTATCTACTTCAGATGAACTAAATGAAGTTTTAAAATCTACAAAGCCAGATGTTTTAGTTGATTTTACCATAGCAGATGCATGTGTAGAAAATGTTAAAATAGCCGCTAAAAATGGAGTTAATTTAGTTATAGGAACTACAGGATTCACAGATGAACAAAAAATGGAAATAGAAAAAGCAATAAAAGAGAATAAAGTAGCGGCAGTTATTTCACAAAACTTTGCAATAGGCGTTAATATATTCTTCAAAACCTTAGAATTCTTAGCCAAAAAACTTGGAGATTATGATATAGAAATAATTGAAATGCATCATAGATACAAAAAAGACGCTCCTTCGGGAACTGCCTTAAGAGCGGCTGAAATTATAAAAGAAAATAGAGGAACTGACAGTATTTTTGTTTTTGGAAGAAAAGGATTAATTGGTGAAAGAAAGAAGGAGGAGATTGGAATTCACGCATTGAGGGGA
It encodes:
- the dapB gene encoding 4-hydroxy-tetrahydrodipicolinate reductase, which codes for MIKVAVTGALGRMGSNIIKTITQQEDMKVVAAFEIPNHPKKGEDVGELIGIGKINVPLSTSDELNEVLKSTKPDVLVDFTIADACVENVKIAAKNGVNLVIGTTGFTDEQKMEIEKAIKENKVAAVISQNFAIGVNIFFKTLEFLAKKLGDYDIEIIEMHHRYKKDAPSGTALRAAEIIKENRGTDSIFVFGRKGLIGERKKEEIGIHALRGGDVVGDHTVIFAGDGERIEITHRASSRQAFVNGVILSIRFIKDKKEGIYNTFDVLGLNEIKF
- a CDS encoding nucleotide sugar dehydrogenase; translation: MTKILNNDKKKICVIGLGYIGLPTASMLAIYGYEVIGVDIDKKRVEEIKKLNFKTTEKDLMTLVRGAINSGNLKVQTKPEKADVFIICVPTPCIEIDGEKKCDLSYLNKAIEDIKPYIEDGNLIIIESTVPPGTSEQIYKKLSKEKKIYLAHCPERVLPGNILAELVKNDRIIGGIDDKSKEMAKKIYETFVDGKIYLTDTKTAEMVKLMENTYRDVNIALANEFAKICEELGIDVWEAIELANKHPRVNILKPGPGVGGHCISIDPWFIVEKSKNAVLIKTARILNDSMPFFVVEKIKKILNKDNGKIAIFGVTYKGNVDDTRESPAEKVVRKLIEDGFEVKCYDKYARNFIVPLYSLEETVDGADIIVILADHDEYKNFEEGTIKDISSKVKNKIIFDTKNVINKDLWKKEGFKVYILGDGKNA